ATCCGAATGCCGGCCTGCCAAATCCGCTCTCCCCTACTGGCTTTGACCTGAAGCCGGAGGACATGGGGAACTATCTCACGGATTTCGCGCAGGGTGGTTTGATCAACATCGCGGGCGGGTGCTGTGGTAATACGCCGGAGCATATCGCGGCGATCGCGAAGGCGCTGGAAGGGAAGCATCCACGAGAAGTGGCGGCGAAGACCGGGCGTAAAATTTTCAACGCACCCGCTTCCCCTGCTCCTTCAACGCAAGTGAATGAACCGACCAAGCCTTTACGCTTAAGCGGATCGCAGCCTTTTACGCAACAGATCGGCACGTATCTCATGATTGGCGAGCGGACGAATGTGGCGGGGTCGCCGAAGTTCGCGAAGTTAATCAAGGAAGGGAAATACGAGGAGGCAGTCAGTATCGCACGTCAGCAGGTGGAAAATGGCGCGAACGTCATCGATATCTGCATGGATGAGGGCATGATCGATGGTGTAGCCGCGATGACGCGATTCCTGCAATTGCTCGCTTCGGAGCCGGAAGTAGCGAAGGTGCCGTTCATGGTGGATTCCTCGAAGTGGGAAGTCATCGAAGCTGGCCTGAAATGCCTACAAGGCAAAGGCATCGTGAACTCCATCTCGCTGAAGGAAGGTGAGGAGAAGTTCCGCGAGAACGGGCACAAGATTTTGAAGTATGGCGCGGCGGTGGTCGTGATGGCTTTTGATGAAAACGGCCAGGCGGCGACATATAACGACAAGATCCGCATCTGCGAGCGGGCTTATAAGATATTGGTGAACGAGGTGGGCTTCCCGCCGGAAGACATTATTTTTGACCCGAACATCCTCACTGTCGCGACTGGTATCGAGGAGCATAACAACTACGGCGTGGACTTCATCGAGGCGACGCGTTGGATCAAGAACAACTTGCCGCACGCGAAGGTCAGCGGTGGTGTGTCCAACATCTCTTTCAGCTTCCGCGGTAACAATGCGGTGCGTGAGGCAATGCACAGCGCATTCCTCTATCACGCGATTGCGGCGGGCATGGACATGGGCATCGTGAATGCCGGCATGCTCGAAGTTTACGAAGAGATCGAACCGGAATTGAAAGAGCTCGTGGAGGATGTGTTGCTGAATCGTCGTCCAGATGCGACGGAGCGGCTCGTGACTCACGGTGAGAAGCTCAAGGCCGCGAGTAGCGGTGTCACTGCCAGTGCCGAGAAGAAGGAAGAAGAGTGGCGCAAGGGCACAGTGGAAGAGCGCCTCTCGCATGCCTTGGTAAAAGGCATCGATACTTACATCGATACAGACACGGAAGAAGCACGGGCGAAGCTGGGCAAGCCGCTCTCGGTGATCGAAGGGCCACTCATGGATGGCATGAGCGTGGTGGGTGACCTCTTCGGTGCGGGCAAGATGTTTCTGCCGCAAGTAGTGAAGTCCGCACGCGTGATGAAGAAAGCGGTGGCTTATCTCACGCCGTTCATGGAGGCAGAAAAAGCGGCGATGGCGGCGGCTGGTCAAACAGTCAAGGCACAAGGCAAAATCGTGCTCGCTACAGTGAAAGGCGATGTGCATGACATCGGCAAGAACATCGTGGGCGTGGTGCTGGCGTGCAATAATTTCGAAGTAATCGACATGGGCGTGATGGTGCCGTGCGAGAAGATTCTCGAACGGGCCAAACAGGAGAACGCAGACATCATAGGCCTCAGCGGATTGATCACACCATCGCTCGATGAGATGACGCATGTGGCGCGTGAGATGGAGCGTCTCGGACTCAAGACTCCCCTGCTCATCGGTGGTGCGACTACGAGTCGTGCCCATACAGCGGTGAAGATCGCTCCGCACTACAGCCAGCCGGTGGTGCATGTGCTGGATGCGAGTCGCGCGGTGCCGGTGACCACCACCCTGCTCAATCCAAATGACAAGAAGGGCTTCGTGCAGAAGCTTAACGACGATTACGAGAAGCTGCGCCAACAACATGCTGGACCACAGCAGAAGCTGATCAGCATCGAGCAAGCGCGAACGAACGCACCGAAGCTGAGCTACGAGGGATTGACGAAGCCGGAGTTCACGGGCGCACGAGTCATCGAGGACATGGACTTGGCGACGTTGCGCGGGTTCATCGATTGGTCGCCGTTCTTCCATACGTGGGAATTGCGCGGGCGTTATCCCTCCATCCTCACACACGAGAAGTATGGCGTGGAGGCGACGAAGCTGTTCAATGACGCGAACAAGTTGATGGATGAGATCATCGCGAAGAAGCTCATCCGAGCGAAGGCGGTTTACGGGTTCTTCCCGGCGAATCGCAAAGGCGCGGATGACGTGGAACTCTTCACGGATGATTCGCGCACGCAGACGCGCACGACGCTGCACTTCTTGCGTCAGCAGCATGATAAGGAAGCGGGTGTGGCGAACTGGTCGCTCGCGGATTTTGTGGCACCAGCAGGCACGGCGGATTATTTCGGTGCATTTGCAGTCACCACGGGCATCGGGCTCGATGATCTGGTGAAGAAATACAAGACAGAGCTGGATGATTACAACGCGATCATGGCGGAGGCGATCGCCGATCGTTTGGCGGAAGCATTCGCGGAGTACTTGCACAAGAAGGCGCGCGAAGAATGGGGCTACGGCAAGACAGAGAACTTGAGCAGCGAAGATTTGATCGAGGAGAAGTATCGCGGTATCCGCCCTGCCCCGGGCTATCCGGCATGCCCAGATCACACGGAGAAGCGGTTACTGTGGGAGCTGCTGGACGTGGAGAAGAAGACGGGCATCAAACTCACGGAATCGTGCGCCATGTGGCCAGGCAGTAGCGTGAGCGGATTCTACTTTGGTCACCCAGATTCAAAATTCTTCGCCGTGGGCAAATTGGAACGCGATCAGGTGCTGGACTACAGCCAGCGCAAAGGAATGACACTTGGGGAGGCTGAGAGATGGTTGGGACCGTGGTTAAACTACGATCCGGCAAAGGTGTAAATGAAAACGCCCGCCGCTGCGATTTGTGCAAACGGCGGGCACTTGAAAAATCACACCACCGTGCCGCTTTCCGTGATGATGCTGCGAACTTTCGCCAGCAACATTTCCGGAGTGTAGGGCTTTTGGATAAAGGCCGCCGGTGTTTTGCTCGTGAAACGGCTGATGACTTCGCTTTCACTGAAGCCACTCATCAACAGCACTTTTACGCCGGGCATGATCATGCGCATGGCATTGAAAGTTTGCTGACCATCCATCTTCGGCATGGTGAGATCGAGAATCACCGCCACAATCAAAGGCCGGTGTTCACGGAACACTTCGAGTCCTTCGGCACCGTCACTGGCGGTCAACACTTGGTAGCCCGCCTCCTGCAAAGCGCGGCGGCAGACGTCACGCACTGTTTCCTCGTCATCTACGACAAGCACTGTGCCGGTCGGTTTTTTAGTCGTAGTGGAATCCGCGTCCTTGCTGCGACGCGATATGGTCGTATCGTAACGTTCCTTGGCTGGCTTGAAGAAGACACGGAAAGTGCTGCCGACATCCTTGGTGCTTGAGACCGTGAGTATGCCACCCTGGCTGCGAACGATTCCCATAACTGCAGGGAGACCGAGTCCGCGACCGACGAATTTCGTGGTGAAGAAAGGATCAAACATCCGTGATTTCGTCGCCTCATCCATCCCGCAACCATCATCCTTTACTTCGAACATCACATACTCATCCTGCAATTTATCAGGTTGAAGGATGACACCGGCAAGCGCTGCTGGATCCGGCAAAACCTTGCGTGTAACAACTTTCACGATACCGGTCTTGCCGTCTAATGCTTCGATGGCATTCATCATGAGATTCATGATCAACTGGCGCATCTGCATAGGATCCCCGAGGATCGGAGGCACGCCAGGTTCACATTCAAAGATTATCTCAGCGCGGCTGGAGTAAGTGGTGCGCAACAGCGTGATGGTGTCACGCGCTATCTCATTCATGTAAACCGGTCCAAGAATGAAACGGCCGCCACCGGCATAGGCAAGCAACTGGCGGCAAAGATCGGCAGCACGTTGAGCATCCTTCTCGATGTCAGTGAGGCAAACTGTCATCTCCGCACCAGCCGCGGAATCCTCCCGCACCATGGCCGCATTGCAGATGATGCCGGTGAGCAGGTTGTTGAAATCGTGCGCGATGCCGCCAGCGAGCACGCCGAGGCTTTCCAGGCGCTGCGTTTCCTGCAAGCGATTGCGCACAAGTTCACGGTCTCTCTCGGCACGCTTGCGTTCCGTGATGTCAACAAATGCGCCGACAGCACCGCGGACACGTCCATCGCGATCGTGCAATGGCGCTGCGAAAGCAATGATGTGGCGGCGCTCGCCGTCTTGAAAAACAATGTCTTCTTCAAACTCCTCTATGTTCACGTCCTTGCTGGCAGCCACCTGAAGCGGGAGATCTTCCGGCTTCAGCCTTACCCCTTGATGCTCTATGTAAAAGTGATGCGGGGCCTCGCCAGCCGGTGCGCTGAGAGATGCGTTTTGCCCCTCCTCCACGCGCAACATCCTGGAAAGAGCGGCGTTGGATTTGATCGTTTTGCAGGCCGGGTCCTGGGCTATGCCGATGCCCACAGGCATCACTTTGAGCAAAGTCTCTAGTTCTTGTATACGTTCTTGAAGGGCCTGATTCAGGCGGCGAACTTCACTTTCTGCTGTTTTCCGCTGCTCTATCTCCTGTTGCAATTCCGCATTCATCTTTGCCATGCCCGGCAACGCCATGGCTTCAGGAAGATGCCTCATCAGGAATAGAACTGTGGCCCAGGAGGCGACAGCGGTAACTACTTTCATCAAACCGGAGATATGATAGATGGGTTTCCAGAAAATGATCGTCTCAATCAGATGCGTAAGTCCGCACGAAAGAATGAACGCCGCAAAGAGCCAGTACAGCTTCGGGTGAGTGATCTCGCTCTTTTTCTGCCGCACATAATAAGCGATCGAGAGTGGAATGGCCGCATAAGCGCCGAAAATAGCAGCGTCTGCCAAAATATGGATCCAACCATGCATCGACGTCCAGGCTCCGCACTCCCACCGTGGTGGAAAGCCCGTTGTGTCGAACAGATTGGCTATGGAAAGAAACATAAAAATAAATTTTATCACCACACACTCTCATCCTCTTGGCTGCGCATGCAGACAATACACCTCCCCCATGAAAACCACCAATCCCGGAAGGAATTTTCTATTCGTAATCCTCTCAAATGCAAGACATAGCGCACCTTTCGATATGCGCAGGAAAATACATGCTTTCGCTTAAATTCCTCCATTGTTTGTCATCTCTGATATAGTAGTCTTGGAGAAACACAAAATGCGTACTTTGATGACCGTGCTCCGGAGTCATAGGGCTTTTAACAGCTGCCATGCCTTGCTGTTAAGCTGGCCGCTGTTGTTCGTTCATTTCAACTTGCAAGCGGCTGACTCCAAGCTCGAATTCAACCGCGATATACGGCCAATTTTATCGGACAAATGTTTTTACTGCCACGGGCCGGACAAGAATCACCGCAAGGCCGACCTGCGTCTGGATGTCCGCGCTGATGCCATCGCGGCTAAAGCCATCATCCCGGGCAAACCGGACGAGAGCGAATTGATCGTCCGTGTCTTCACCACGAATGCAGACGATCTCATGCCTCCGCCGGAGGCGCATAAGACTCTGACTGCCACCCAAAAGGAGATGCTGAAAAAATGGGTGGCACAAGGTGCAGAGTATCAGGAGCACTGGGCATATCTTCCGCCCCAGCGCACGACTCCTCCAACTGTTGCCGATACCAAATGGACGCGCACGCCGGTGGATAATTTCATCGCGGCCAGATTGACCGAGAGCAAGCTAACGCCATCCGCCGAAGCTGATCGTCGCACCCTGCTCCGCCGTCTCAGTCTCGATCTCACCGGCTTGCCGCCCACAGTGGCGGAAGTGGAAGCGTTCCTGAGGGATAAAGACCCGAAGGCTTATGAGAAACAGGTGGAACGTCTCCTGCGCTCTCCACACTACGGCGAGCGCATGGCGGTGCCGTGGCTGGACGCCGTGCGTTTCACGGACACCGTCGGCTATCACGGTGACCAGAACCAGAACATCTTCCCCTATCGCGAATACGTCATCAATGCGTTCAATAACAACAAGCGCTTCGACCAGTTCACAATCGAGCAGCTTGCCGGGGACCTGCTGCCGAATCCGACCACGGAGCAGATCATCGCCACCGGTTTTAACCGCCTGAACATGATGACGCGCGAAGGCGGTGCCCAGGCCAAAGAGTATCTGGCCAAGTATGCGGCTGACCGTGTGCGCACCGTTGGCACGGCTTGGCTTGGTTCCACGCTGGGTTGCGCCGAATGCCATGACCACAAGTTTGACCCGTTCACGGCCAAAGATTTTTACGCCATGGCGGCTTACTTCTCGGATGTGAAACAATGGGGCGTTTACAGCGATTACAAATACACGCCTGAGCCGGAGCTTAAAGGCTTCAACAACGAGTTCCCCTTCCCGCCGGAGATGCAAGTGAGCAGCCCTTATCTGAAGGAACGCTCACAGGAACTGCGCTTCAAGCTGCAAGCCATCGCCGATGTCTCCGCTCGCGAAGTGGACAAGGATGCTTACAAGCAATGGCGCGAGCAAAGCCTGATCTGGTTGAAGAAAAATCCGAGCGGCTGGAACTCGCCCGCCGACATCGCCATCAGCACGGAAAACCTGACCAAGAAAAACGCCAAAGATAAGAAAGCCGTAGCCAAACAGGCGGATTTCTTGAGCGTGACAAATGCAAGGACGGAAGCGGATGGCAGCATTCTTTTTGCCGCGAAACGCAACGGCAGCGACCGTTACGAGATCACCCTGCCGGACATGGACCTGGCTGCTCTGCGGCTGGAATTGCTCCCTGCCTCTGCCGATAAGCCGGGCATCCTCCTTAAGGATGCCACTGCGGCCAACATCAAGTTCAAGGCCGCCTTGAAACGTGCGGGTGAAACCAAGACGGAGCCATTGACCATCGACCACGGCATGGCCAGCCAGTGGGATGAACGCTATAAAGATGGAGCCGCCATCATCGGTGTGCGCGACATGTGGAAGGTATCCAGCAAACATCTGCAAGAGCCACAGACCGCTGTTTGGCAGTTCCAAGCGATCAAGCAGGTGAAAGCGGGCGATGTGCTCGAACTCACCTTGGATGAGAACCCGGCCGCTCGCGTGCGTTGGTCGGTAGCTCCTTTTGCCAATTTGAATCCGCTGGCACCTTTGACGGATGCAGCCGCATTGCTGAACAAGCACAAATCACTGGCGAAATCTGCGGATCTGGCAGAACTCTTCCTGCTGAGTACACAGTCAGACACGAATGCCTTAAAGGAATTCCGGCAAACGCGAACGGATTGGCTGGAATGCCGCGATGGTCAGGCGCAAACGCTTATCACCGTCGCCTGGCAGCCCAGAGATGTCCGCGTTCTACCACGTGGCAACTGGCAGGACGACAGCGGCAAGGTCGTCTCCCCTTACCCGCCGGAGTTTTTGATCCAGAAGAAATCGGATGATTCCCGCCGCCTTAACCGGCTGGATCTCGCCCGCTGGATCGTTTCTCCAGAAAACCCTCTGACCGCCCGTGTCATCATGAACCGGTTGTGGAAACAGTTCTTCGGCAATGGCCTGTGCAACAGCATCGAAGACTTGGGCGCGCAAGGTGAATGGCCCTCGCATCCTGAGCTGTTGGACTGGCTGGCGGTCGAGTTCCGCGAGAGCGGCTGGGACTACCGGCACATGGTGCGCCTCATGGTCAATTCAGCAGCCTACCGCCAGAGCTCCAATCTGAAGAAGGAAGTGATCGAAGCTGATCCGGAGAACCGCTTGTTGGCGTCACAGAATCCGCGCCGTCTGGATGCGGAGTTCGTGCGGGATAACGCCCTCTTTGTCGCCGGTCTTCTGAATCTCGATATCGGTGGGCCCAGTGCCAAGCCCTATCAACCGCCGGGATACTACGAGAGCCTGCAATTTCCGGACCGCGATTACATCGCCCACTTGGATGATCGCCAGTATCGCCGCGGTCTCTACATGCACTGGCAGCGCACTTTCCTGCATCCCATGCTGGCAAATTTTGATGCGCCCTCTCGCGAGGAATGCACCGGTGTGCGCGTTGCCTCCAACACGCCACAACAGGCGTTGACCTTGCTGAACGATCCCTCCTTCGTGGAAGCCGCCCGGGTGCTCGCGCAGGAAGTGATGGAATCTTCCAAGAATGACTCACGCCGTCTTGAAACAACTTTCAAGCGTACACTGGCTCGCGAACCGAAGGAGGCCGAGAAGAAATCGCTCCTCGCATTGCTGAAGCAACAGGAGTCCTTTTACCAAGGGGCCGCAGCCGAGGCGGAAAAGTTGCTGGAGGTCGGCAATTCACCCCGGAACACCGCGCTGCCCGCTCATGAACACGCGGCGTGGACCTCGGTCTGCCGTGTCATCCTGAACTTGCACGAAACCATCACCCGCTATTGACGTATGAACTGGCCCAACTTTTTCAGTTCCGAGTATCACGCCAGCTTGAACCGCCGCACGTTCCTGACACGCAGCGGTCTTGGCCTTGG
This DNA window, taken from Verrucomicrobiia bacterium, encodes the following:
- the metH gene encoding methionine synthase translates to MATSSKYTVGSGEVLEKLLRERIVIIDGAMGTTIRTYGMKEADIRGQRFADSKKDLLNNGDLFSLTQPKMICDIHRRFLEAGANIIETNTFSATSIGQSEFFVDDPREHGGRKDPEFYQKIIDDKFLNELAWEINEQSARQCREWADRIANKDGKPRFVAGAVGPLTVSLSNSPDADDAGFRVVTFDQVKAAYRNQIRALIAGGSDILMVETIFDSLNAKAALVAIQEIFDEDKVKLPVIISAAVGRGGETMISAQTVEAYWNAMKHIQPLAIGLNCSLGPDLMRPFLEELATKSDAFISCYPNAGLPNPLSPTGFDLKPEDMGNYLTDFAQGGLINIAGGCCGNTPEHIAAIAKALEGKHPREVAAKTGRKIFNAPASPAPSTQVNEPTKPLRLSGSQPFTQQIGTYLMIGERTNVAGSPKFAKLIKEGKYEEAVSIARQQVENGANVIDICMDEGMIDGVAAMTRFLQLLASEPEVAKVPFMVDSSKWEVIEAGLKCLQGKGIVNSISLKEGEEKFRENGHKILKYGAAVVVMAFDENGQAATYNDKIRICERAYKILVNEVGFPPEDIIFDPNILTVATGIEEHNNYGVDFIEATRWIKNNLPHAKVSGGVSNISFSFRGNNAVREAMHSAFLYHAIAAGMDMGIVNAGMLEVYEEIEPELKELVEDVLLNRRPDATERLVTHGEKLKAASSGVTASAEKKEEEWRKGTVEERLSHALVKGIDTYIDTDTEEARAKLGKPLSVIEGPLMDGMSVVGDLFGAGKMFLPQVVKSARVMKKAVAYLTPFMEAEKAAMAAAGQTVKAQGKIVLATVKGDVHDIGKNIVGVVLACNNFEVIDMGVMVPCEKILERAKQENADIIGLSGLITPSLDEMTHVAREMERLGLKTPLLIGGATTSRAHTAVKIAPHYSQPVVHVLDASRAVPVTTTLLNPNDKKGFVQKLNDDYEKLRQQHAGPQQKLISIEQARTNAPKLSYEGLTKPEFTGARVIEDMDLATLRGFIDWSPFFHTWELRGRYPSILTHEKYGVEATKLFNDANKLMDEIIAKKLIRAKAVYGFFPANRKGADDVELFTDDSRTQTRTTLHFLRQQHDKEAGVANWSLADFVAPAGTADYFGAFAVTTGIGLDDLVKKYKTELDDYNAIMAEAIADRLAEAFAEYLHKKAREEWGYGKTENLSSEDLIEEKYRGIRPAPGYPACPDHTEKRLLWELLDVEKKTGIKLTESCAMWPGSSVSGFYFGHPDSKFFAVGKLERDQVLDYSQRKGMTLGEAERWLGPWLNYDPAKV
- a CDS encoding response regulator, producing the protein MADAAIFGAYAAIPLSIAYYVRQKKSEITHPKLYWLFAAFILSCGLTHLIETIIFWKPIYHISGLMKVVTAVASWATVLFLMRHLPEAMALPGMAKMNAELQQEIEQRKTAESEVRRLNQALQERIQELETLLKVMPVGIGIAQDPACKTIKSNAALSRMLRVEEGQNASLSAPAGEAPHHFYIEHQGVRLKPEDLPLQVAASKDVNIEEFEEDIVFQDGERRHIIAFAAPLHDRDGRVRGAVGAFVDITERKRAERDRELVRNRLQETQRLESLGVLAGGIAHDFNNLLTGIICNAAMVREDSAAGAEMTVCLTDIEKDAQRAADLCRQLLAYAGGGRFILGPVYMNEIARDTITLLRTTYSSRAEIIFECEPGVPPILGDPMQMRQLIMNLMMNAIEALDGKTGIVKVVTRKVLPDPAALAGVILQPDKLQDEYVMFEVKDDGCGMDEATKSRMFDPFFTTKFVGRGLGLPAVMGIVRSQGGILTVSSTKDVGSTFRVFFKPAKERYDTTISRRSKDADSTTTKKPTGTVLVVDDEETVRDVCRRALQEAGYQVLTASDGAEGLEVFREHRPLIVAVILDLTMPKMDGQQTFNAMRMIMPGVKVLLMSGFSESEVISRFTSKTPAAFIQKPYTPEMLLAKVRSIITESGTVV
- a CDS encoding PSD1 and planctomycete cytochrome C domain-containing protein, giving the protein MLLSWPLLFVHFNLQAADSKLEFNRDIRPILSDKCFYCHGPDKNHRKADLRLDVRADAIAAKAIIPGKPDESELIVRVFTTNADDLMPPPEAHKTLTATQKEMLKKWVAQGAEYQEHWAYLPPQRTTPPTVADTKWTRTPVDNFIAARLTESKLTPSAEADRRTLLRRLSLDLTGLPPTVAEVEAFLRDKDPKAYEKQVERLLRSPHYGERMAVPWLDAVRFTDTVGYHGDQNQNIFPYREYVINAFNNNKRFDQFTIEQLAGDLLPNPTTEQIIATGFNRLNMMTREGGAQAKEYLAKYAADRVRTVGTAWLGSTLGCAECHDHKFDPFTAKDFYAMAAYFSDVKQWGVYSDYKYTPEPELKGFNNEFPFPPEMQVSSPYLKERSQELRFKLQAIADVSAREVDKDAYKQWREQSLIWLKKNPSGWNSPADIAISTENLTKKNAKDKKAVAKQADFLSVTNARTEADGSILFAAKRNGSDRYEITLPDMDLAALRLELLPASADKPGILLKDATAANIKFKAALKRAGETKTEPLTIDHGMASQWDERYKDGAAIIGVRDMWKVSSKHLQEPQTAVWQFQAIKQVKAGDVLELTLDENPAARVRWSVAPFANLNPLAPLTDAAALLNKHKSLAKSADLAELFLLSTQSDTNALKEFRQTRTDWLECRDGQAQTLITVAWQPRDVRVLPRGNWQDDSGKVVSPYPPEFLIQKKSDDSRRLNRLDLARWIVSPENPLTARVIMNRLWKQFFGNGLCNSIEDLGAQGEWPSHPELLDWLAVEFRESGWDYRHMVRLMVNSAAYRQSSNLKKEVIEADPENRLLASQNPRRLDAEFVRDNALFVAGLLNLDIGGPSAKPYQPPGYYESLQFPDRDYIAHLDDRQYRRGLYMHWQRTFLHPMLANFDAPSREECTGVRVASNTPQQALTLLNDPSFVEAARVLAQEVMESSKNDSRRLETTFKRTLAREPKEAEKKSLLALLKQQESFYQGAAAEAEKLLEVGNSPRNTALPAHEHAAWTSVCRVILNLHETITRY